TGTCCGTGAGGCCGGGGTGTTCCTGATGGATGAACCGCTCTCTAACCTTGATGCCAAACTGCGTGTTCAGATGCGAGCCGAAATCAGCAAGCTTCATCAAAAACTGAACACCACGATGATCTACGTAACCCATGATCAGACTGAAGCGATGACCATGGCGACCCGCATTGTCATTATGAAAGACGGGATTGTTCAGCAGGTTGGCGCGCCCAAAACGGTATATAACCATCCTGCCAATATGTTTGTGGCCGGATTTATTGGTTCACCGTCAATGAATTTTATTCGTGGCGCGATTGATGGGGATAAATTTGTTACTGAAACGCTAAAGTTAACCATCCCAGAAGACAAACTCAGCATTTTGAAAAAACAGGGGTATGACCATAAAGCCGTTGTCATGGGGATTCGTCCTGAAGATATCCAGCCTGACGCATTATCTGATAATAATGTTGCGGCGCGGGTAAGCGTGGCGGAATTAACCGGGGCTGAATTTATGCTTTATACCACGGTAGGGGGGCACGAAATGGTGGTACGTGCTGGCGCAATGAATGACTATTCGGCAGGAGATAATATCACCATACATTTTGATATGGCTAAATGCCATTTCTTTGATGATGAAACGGAAATTGCGATCCAATAAAGCTCACAAAATAATTTGAATGGCGATAGTGCTGAATGTGCATTAATCCAGAGGGGATACCGATGGTATTCCCTTTGGAGACATTAACTGCCAGAAGTCGTCTCAATTTAAAAATGACGAGTTTACATATATCGGGGGATTCCTCCCGGTTGTAATTGCTTTTTTGTTAGACTTTTAACAAGGAACATAAATGAAAACCTTACTGTCCTCTACAGCGCTGCTGATGTGCGCCGGGATGGCCTGCGCGCAGGCTGCTGAAAACGATGACTGGCATTTCAATGTGGGTGCCATGTATGAAATAGAAAACGTAGAAGGCCATGCCGAAGATATGGACGGTTTATCAGAACCGTCAGTCTGGTTTAATGCCTCGAATGGTCCGTGGAAAATCTCACTGGCTTATTATCAGGAAGGTCCTGTTGATTACAGTAGCGGTTCTCGTGGCACCTGGTTTGACCGTCCTGAATTAGATATTCGTTATCAGATTACTGAAAGTGATGATTTCTCTTTTGGTCTGACGGGCGGATTACGTAATTATGGTTATCATTTTGAAGATGATCATGGCGGCGATGCGGGTACAGCAAATATGCAACGCTGGAAAATACAGCCCGACTGGGATGTTAAACTGAATGATGACTGGCGCTTCAGCGGCTGGTTCTCTATGTACAAGTTTGTCAACGATCTGGATGAAACGGGTTATTCGGATAGCCGCGTGGAAACAGAAACCGGTTTAACGTACAGAATCAATGATACCTTTTCTGTTGTGGCCAACTACTATTTAGAACGTGGCTTTAATATGGACAGTTCGCGCAATAATGGTGAATTCTCCACGCAGGAAATCCGTGCATATTTACCTATTTCATTAGGCAATACCACGCTGACGCCGTATACCCGTATCGGTCTCGACCGCTGGTCTAACTGGGACTGGCAGGACGACATCGCACGCGAAGGGCATGACTTCAATCGTCTTGGTATGCTCTACGGCTATGATTTCCAGAATGGACTATCAGTGTCGCTGGAGTATGCGTTCGAGTGGGAAGATCATGATGAAGGTGAAAGCGATAAATTCCATTATGCTGGCGTAGGATTCAATTACGCCTTCTAATGGGGAAGGGGCATGAAAATGCCCCTTTTTTTATTTAAGTGTCTTTGGCAACGATATTTGTGTGGCAACCGTGATATTTTGTAATTGTTTTTGACCAGCGATCAATTTAAACAGGAGATCGCAGCTTTTTTCACCCAACGCTTGTGTAGGTACATCAATACCGACCGGCGGTGGGGTCAAAATAAACGAAAGCATTTCATTGCTGTAACCCACAACGGCCAGTTCATCCGGAATGATAATGTTTTTTTCCGCAGCTACGCGATAGATGCTCATCAGTTTAAGACTGTCGGTGGCGAATACCGCATCCGGGAGCGTTTCTTGACTTAATAATTCCCGTGCGGCAGTTAACGCACTCTCGTGGGTATATCCACCATCGACGATCCATTCTGGTCGGGTAGGGAGTGCATGTGCTTGCAGACTGTATTTATATCCGTTAACCCGATCAATGGAAACATGATAATCAAGGGGGGCATGCAGACAGGCAATATGCTGATGGCCGCTTTCAATGAGGCTATTTGTCAGCGCCACACTGTCCTGAAAGTTATCCGTATCAACGGAATAAACATGCGAATACTGCCCTTCAACTTTCCCAATGACCACTACCGGAATTTCGTATTTATTCAGGCGAGCAAAGAAGGTTTCATCTGCCGGAGAACTCAGCATGATAATCCCTTTGATCATTTTTTGTTTTATCTTGCTTTCACATTTTTGTAAATCATCTTCGGTATTTCTTGATGTTTGTAAGATGACATCAAAACCTTCCTCTTCGGCACTGGCCGTGATCACGTGCAGTACTTCAGAGAAAAAGGGGTTTCCGGCAGTGGTTTTAGCAGAACGGGTTGAAATAACCATTATTGCATCAAACCCGGAAGAGGTCAGAGCACGCGCAAGTTTATTCGGCTGATACTGCAGTTCATCAATGGCGCGTAATACTTTCTCTCGCGCCTCTGGTGAGATATTGGTTTGCTTATTGAGAACGCGTGACACTGTTGATTTTGAAACGCCAGCGACACGCGCAATATCATATATGGTAGGAGACATGTACCCCGAGCCCGTCCGAGAGTTAATGACGCACATCTTATGGAGTTAACTGGCGAATGACAACACAAGGCAGTTGATTATCAACAGCCTGACCCCACATTAATACGCATACGTTATAATTTTTTCGGGTCTTCAGGCACAACGGGATGGCGATGAAGCGATTTAAAAACGAATTCAATGCGCTGGTCAATCGTGGGGTCGACAGACATCTGCGCCTGGCGGTGACCGGACTGAGCCGCAGCGGTAAAACGGCGTTTATCACGGCGATGGTGAACCAACTGCTGAATGTGCATACCGGCGCTCGCCTGCCACTGCTCAGCGCCGTGCGAGAAGAACGCCTGCTCGGCGTAAAGCGAGTGCCGCAACGTGATTTTGGTATTCCGCGTTTTACCTATGATGAGGGGCTGGCCCAGCTTTATGCTCAGCCGCCTGGCTGGCCGACGCCGACGCGTGGCGTGAGTGAAATTCGTCTCGCGTTGCGTTACAAATCTAACGATTCCCTTCTGCGCCATTTCAAAGATACGTCCACCCTGTATCTGGAGATTGTGGACTATCCCGGCGAATGGCTGCTCGATTTACCGATGCTGGCACAGGATTACCTGAGCTGGTCACGACAAATGACAGGGCTGCTGCAGGGCAAACGGGGCGAGTGGTCAGCCAAATGGCGTCAGTTATGCCAGGGCCTGGATCCGTTGGCGCCCGCAGATGAAAATCGTCTGGCTGACATTGCGGCCGCGTGGACTGACTATCTGCATCAATGCAAACAAGAAGGTTTGCATTTCATTCAACCGGGCCGCTTTGTGTTACCGGGGGATATGGCGGGAGCGCCGGCCCTGCAATTTTTCCCGTGGCCGGATGTGGATGCGTATGGTGAATCGAAACTGGCGCAGGCCGACAAACACACCAATGCCGGAATGTTGCGCGAACGCTTTAATTACTACTGCGAAAAAGTGGTGAAGGGGTTCTACAAAAACCACTTCCTGCGCTTTGATCGTCAGATTGTATTGGTGGACTGTTTGCAGCCGCTCAACAGCGGGCCGCAGGCGTTTAATGATATGCGTCTGGCCTTGACGCAACTGATGCAGAGTTTCCATTACGGTCAACGTACGTTGTTCCGGCGGCTTTTTTCGCCCGTTATCGACAAACTGCTGTTTGCCGCCACCAAAGCGGATCACGTGACCGTCGATCAACACGCCAATATGGTCTCTTTGCTCCAGCAACTGATCCAGGATGCCTGGCAAAATGCCGCCTTTGAGGGGATCAGTATGGATTGTCTGGGGCTGGCGTCCGTACAGGCGACCACCAGCGGGCTGATTGATGTGAATGGCGAAAAAATTCCTGCGTTGCGTGGAAATCGCCTTAGCGATGGTAAACCACTGACCGTCTATCCCGGAGAGGTGCCCGCGCGTCTGCCTGGACAGGCGTTTTGGGACAGCCAGGGGTTTCAGTTTGAAGCGTTTCGCCCACAGGTAATGGATGTCGACAAACCGCTGCCACACATTCGTCTGGATGCCGCGCTGGAGTTTTTGATAGGAGATAAATTGCGATGACCGAACCGTTGAAACCGCGTATCGATTTCGCCGGGCCGCTAGAAGCAGAAGCACGTCCGACCTTTAAGTCGCAACAGTCCTTCAGCGAAACAGAGGCGCAGACCTTCGCACCAGCGAAGACAGAAGAGCCGCTGGAGGATGAAGGACAAGCAGAAGCGGTCATTGATGCCGCATTACGTCCGAAACGCAGTCTGTGGCGCAAAATGGTGATGGGCGGCCTGGCGCTGTTTGGCGTCAGCGTCGTCGGTCAGGGCGTTCAGTGGACAATGAATGCCTGGCAAACCCAGGACTGGGCCGCGCTTGGCGGCTGTGCGGCAGGCATGCTGATTATCGGCGCGGGCGTTGGGTCGGTGGCGACCGAGTGGCGTCGGCTGTGGCGGTTACGCCAGCGTGCGCATGAGCGTGATGAAGCGCGCGAGCTGTTACACAGTGTCGGTACCGGTAAAGGGCGCGCGTTTTGCGAAAAACTGGCGCAGCAGGCGGGTATTGATCAGTCACATCCGGCGTTACAACGCTGGTACGCCTCGATTCATGAGACGCAAAATGATCGGGAAGTCGTCAGCCTGTATGCCCATCTGGTGCAACCCGTACTGGACGCGCAGGCCAGGCGAGAAATCAGCCGATCGGCGGCGGAATCGACCCTGATGATTGCCGTCAGCCCTTTAGCGCTGGTGGATATGGCCTTCATTGCCTGGCGTAATTTACGCCTGATCAACCGTATCGCCACGTTGTACGGTATTGAACTGGGGTATTACAGCCGCTTGCGGTTATTCCGCCTGGTGCTGCTGAACATTGCGTTTGCGGGTGCCAGTGAACTGGTGCGTGAAGTTGGGATGGACTGGATGTCACAGGATCTGGCGGCACGTCTGTCCACCCGCGCCGCGCAGGGGATAGGCGCCGGGTTGTTGACGGCCCGGTTGGGGATCAAAGCCATGGAGCTTTGCCGTCCTTTGCCGTGGATTGATGATGATAAACCGCGGCTGGGGGATTTTCGGCGCCAGTTGGTGGGTCAGCTCAAAGAGACGCTGCAGAAAAACAAATCTTCCCGCGAAAATTAAACCTGATCTGGGTGCTGACCGTACAACTTTACGCGTCAGCGCCCAAATTTCCACCATGCTGTCAATATTTGTTGACAGACTCCTTCCTGCTAACCGAATAGTGGCTTATCATCTGTTTAATAGTTCATTGTTTAGGTGAAGGTTCCCATGCGTCTGGAAGTCTTTTGTGAAGATCGTCTTGGTCTGACCCGTGAATTGCTGGATTTACTGGTACTTCGCAGCATTGATTTACGCGGTATTGAGATTGACCCCATTGGGCGGATTTACCTTAATTTTGCTGAACTGGAGTTCACCAACTTCAGCAGCCTGATGGCGGAGATTCGTCGCATCGCGGGCGTCACTGATGTGCGCACCGTGCCGTGGATGCCGTCCGAGCGCGAGCATCTGGCACTTAGCGCGTTGCTTGAGGCACTCCCGGAGCCGGTTCTGTCGCTGGACATGAAAAGCAAAGTGGAGATGGCGAACCCCGCGAGCTGTCAGCTTTTCGCGCAAAACCCGGAGCGCATGCGCAATCACACGGCGGCGCAATTGATCAATGGTTTCAACTTCCAGCGCTGGCTGGAGGGGAATCCACAAGGCTCCCACAACGAACATGTCGTGATCAACGGTCAGAATTTCCTGATGGAAATTACGCCGGTCCATCTTCAGGGCGAGAACGACGAACATATGCTGACAGGCGCGGTGGTGATGCTGCGTTCTACCCTACGAATGGGGCGTCAGTTGCAGAACCTCAACACCCAGGATCTGAGCGCCTTTAGCCAGGTGATTGCCGTTAGCGCAAAAATGAAACATGTGGTTGAGCAGGCGCGTAAGCTGGCAATGTTGAGCGCGCCGCTGCTGATCACCGGGGATACCGGGACAGGGAAAGATCTCTTTGCACACGCTTGTCATCTGGCGAGCCCACGCGCAGCAAAACCGTATCTGGCGCTGAACTGCGCGTCCATTCCGGAAGATGCGGTTGAAAGTGAGCTATTTGGCCACGCGCCGGAAGGCAAAAAAGGATTCTTCGAACAGGCGAACGGCGGCTCGGTGCTGTTGGATGAGATTGGCGAGATGTCGCCGCGTATGCAGACGAAACTGTTGCGCTTTCTCAATGACGGTACGTTCCGTCGGGTGGGCGAAGATCAAGAGGTTCACGTGGATGTCCGGGTGATTTGCGCCACCCAGAAAAACCTGGTGGAATTGGTGCAAAAAGGACTGTTCCGTGAAGATTTGTATTACCGCCTGAATGTTCTGACGCTCAACCTGCCGCCGCTGCGCGACTGCCCACAGGATATTATGCCGCTCACCGAGCTGTTCGTGGCGCGTTTTGCCGATGAGCAGGGGGTGCCGAGACCTAAACTGGCTGCCGATCTCGGTACGATTCTCACCCGTTACGGTTGGCCCGGTAACGTGCGTCAGCTTAAAAATGCCATTTACCGTGCGCTGACTCAGCTGGAAGGCTACGAGCTGCGCCCGCAGGATATTTTATTGCCGGATTACGATGCCGCGACCGTTGCCGTCGGAGAAGATGCGATGGAAGGGTCACTGGATGATATTACCAGTCGCTTTGAGCGTTCTGTGTTGACGCAGCTTTATCGCAATTATCCCAGCACGCGTAAGCTGGCGAAACGGCTGGGGGTGTCACACACCGCGATTGCCAATAAATTGCGTGAGTATGGGTTGAGCCAGAAGAAGAACGACGAGTAACGCAGAAATGAAAATGCCTCCAAATATGGAGGCATTTTTGTATCCGCAAGGATTAGGCTTTCAGGACGTCCAGCGCGGCGGTGTAGTCAGGTTCGTTGGTGATTTCATTCACCAGCTGGCTGAAAATGACGTTGTCGTTTTCATCGACCACCACCACGGCGCGTGCCGCCAGGCCCTTCAGAGGACCTTCGGTGATTTCCACACCGTAGTTTTTCAGAAAATCACTGTTACGCAGCGTGGAGAGGGTGATAACGTTGCTCAGGCCTTCCGCGCCGCAGAAACGCGACTGGGCAAACGGCAGGTCGGCAGAAATGCACAGCACCACGGTGTTGTCGATTTCTGTCGCGAGTTGGTTAAACTTACGTACCGATGCCGCACATACGCCGGTATCAATACTCGGGAAAATATTCAGCACTTTACGTTTGCCAGCAAACTGAGTCAGTGCGACGTCAGACAGGTCTTTTGCCACGAGGGTAAAAGCCTGCGCTTTGCTACCAGCCTGAGGAATGGAGTTGGCGACTGCAACGGGGTTGCCCTGGAAATGAACGGTTTGTGACATGGTTATCTTCCTGTTTACATATAGTTAACGTCGCGGTTAGTTTATGCCATCAGTAGTTAACACAGCAAACGCTATTTGTGGTGAATCGCACACCGCCGCAGCATAAGGAGCACGAATGAGATCGGTGAAGGTGTATGAGGAAGCCTGGCCACTGCACACCCCCTTTGTTATTGCGCGGGGAAGTCGGACTGAAGCGCATGTGGTGGTCGTGGAGCTGGAAGAAAACGGTGTGAAGGGCATTGGCGAGTGTACGCCTTACCCCCGATATGGCGAAAGCGATGCCTCGGTGCTTGCGCAGGTAATGAGCATTGCCCCGCAACTGGAAAAAGGGTTGACCCGCGCAGCTTTACAGCAACTGCTACCGGCTGGCGCTGCGCGTAACGCGGTAGATTGCGCGTTGTGGGATTTAAGCGCCCGTCAGCAGCAGCAAACGCTGACTGAATTCGTTGGTATCGAGTTGGATTCACCGGTGATTACGGCGCAAACCGTGGTGATTGGAACGCCAGAGCACATGGCGGCCAGCGCGGCGGCCCTGTGGGAAAACGGGGCGAAACTGCTGAAAGTGAAGCTCGATGATCATCTGATCAGCGAACGTATGGTGGCGATTCGTGCGGCGGTTCCTGAGGCGACGCTGATTGTCGATGCCAATGAGTCCTGGCATGCGAGTGGTCTGGCTGCCCGCTGTCAGCTACTGGCCGATTTGGGGGTGGCAATGCTGGAGCAGCCGTTACCGGCGCACGATGATGCCGCGCTGGAGAATTTCGTTCACCCGCTGCCTATTTGCGCGGATGAAAGTTGCCATACCCGTAGCAGCCTGAAATCGCTGCAAGGGCGCTATGAGATGGTCAACATTAAACTGGATAAAACCGGAGGGCTGACAGAAGCATTAGCATTAGCAACCGAAGCCAAAGCGCAAGGTTTCGGTTTAATGCTGGGCTGCATGTTATGCACGTCGCGGGCAATCAGCGCTGCGCTACCGCTGACACCGCAGGTGAGTTTCGCCGATCTCGATGGCCCGACCTGGCTGGCGGTAGATGTCGAGCCCGCGCTGAATTTTACGACCGGCAAACTCCATCTTTAGGATGCCAGCGAAGCAGATTCGACATTGCCAGCAGATACTTCTCGCTGGCTTCGTCGGACGAAATAGGCGGAAACTCGGCGGTGATGCAGTGCAGGTTTAGATCGGCGCACCAGCTGCCAAAGGATCCTGGCGTTTCGTAACCCACGCTGGTCACCAGCGGCAGTTCGAACATCTGCGCCAGCCACGCGCCTAATTCACTGTGTTTAGGATCTTCAATGCAGGCCAGAGGGTCGTGGAATGACACGATCCACGCAGGGTGAATACGGTGTATGAGCTGGCACAACGCCTGGGTTTCCGGTTCCGAACCCGAATGTTCTCCGGTAAGCAACACCACATCGCGCTCTTCCGCGGCGCTGTTCCAGCGATAAACCGTTTCGCCCGCCTTCCAGTTTGCCGCCGGAAAGTTGCGGTTTAAATCGACGCCGTTGGCATTGGCGCGCAGCCCGAGCTGGCAACCATCCGGATTGACGGCCAGCACCACATGATGACGGCGTAAAGAAGGGTTGAGGGTACGAAGCGCGCAGGAGAGCGTGACCATCGATGAATTTTCATCACCGTGGGTGCCCGCTAAAATCAGACCGCTTTCACGATCGGCGGCGGGAGCCGGGAACCAGATCAACGGCGCCCCTAATAGTGAACGTCCATAATGCTCTGTGCCTGGCGGAAATGCGCCGCGTTCGGCGCGGGGGCGAGTAACAGTCATAAGCGTCTCTGAATGCTGGAGTTATTATTCGCAGTGTTGTGCAAATTTCGCGGATAATCAAATCGTTTTCATAGACTTCTTGTTCTCGTTGTAATATCAATTTTGTGTGGGAAGTTATTTGCTTTTCCCATTGATAAAACAAATAATTACGCC
This Citrobacter enshiensis DNA region includes the following protein-coding sequences:
- a CDS encoding LacI family DNA-binding transcriptional regulator, with amino-acid sequence MSPTIYDIARVAGVSKSTVSRVLNKQTNISPEAREKVLRAIDELQYQPNKLARALTSSGFDAIMVISTRSAKTTAGNPFFSEVLHVITASAEEEGFDVILQTSRNTEDDLQKCESKIKQKMIKGIIMLSSPADETFFARLNKYEIPVVVIGKVEGQYSHVYSVDTDNFQDSVALTNSLIESGHQHIACLHAPLDYHVSIDRVNGYKYSLQAHALPTRPEWIVDGGYTHESALTAARELLSQETLPDAVFATDSLKLMSIYRVAAEKNIIIPDELAVVGYSNEMLSFILTPPPVGIDVPTQALGEKSCDLLFKLIAGQKQLQNITVATQISLPKTLK
- a CDS encoding ABC transporter ATP-binding protein, producing MAQLSLKHIQKIYDNQVHVVKDFNLEIEDKEFIVFVGPSGCGKSTTLRMIAGLEEISGGELLIDGKRMNDVPAKARNIAMVFQNYALYPHMSVYDNMAFGLKMQKIDPGVIDERVNWAAQILGLRDYLKRKPGALSGGQRQRVALGRAIVREAGVFLMDEPLSNLDAKLRVQMRAEISKLHQKLNTTMIYVTHDQTEAMTMATRIVIMKDGIVQQVGAPKTVYNHPANMFVAGFIGSPSMNFIRGAIDGDKFVTETLKLTIPEDKLSILKKQGYDHKAVVMGIRPEDIQPDALSDNNVAARVSVAELTGAEFMLYTTVGGHEMVVRAGAMNDYSAGDNITIHFDMAKCHFFDDETEIAIQ
- the tyrR gene encoding transcriptional regulator TyrR produces the protein MRLEVFCEDRLGLTRELLDLLVLRSIDLRGIEIDPIGRIYLNFAELEFTNFSSLMAEIRRIAGVTDVRTVPWMPSEREHLALSALLEALPEPVLSLDMKSKVEMANPASCQLFAQNPERMRNHTAAQLINGFNFQRWLEGNPQGSHNEHVVINGQNFLMEITPVHLQGENDEHMLTGAVVMLRSTLRMGRQLQNLNTQDLSAFSQVIAVSAKMKHVVEQARKLAMLSAPLLITGDTGTGKDLFAHACHLASPRAAKPYLALNCASIPEDAVESELFGHAPEGKKGFFEQANGGSVLLDEIGEMSPRMQTKLLRFLNDGTFRRVGEDQEVHVDVRVICATQKNLVELVQKGLFREDLYYRLNVLTLNLPPLRDCPQDIMPLTELFVARFADEQGVPRPKLAADLGTILTRYGWPGNVRQLKNAIYRALTQLEGYELRPQDILLPDYDAATVAVGEDAMEGSLDDITSRFERSVLTQLYRNYPSTRKLAKRLGVSHTAIANKLREYGLSQKKNDE
- a CDS encoding OmpG family monomeric porin, with protein sequence MKTLLSSTALLMCAGMACAQAAENDDWHFNVGAMYEIENVEGHAEDMDGLSEPSVWFNASNGPWKISLAYYQEGPVDYSSGSRGTWFDRPELDIRYQITESDDFSFGLTGGLRNYGYHFEDDHGGDAGTANMQRWKIQPDWDVKLNDDWRFSGWFSMYKFVNDLDETGYSDSRVETETGLTYRINDTFSVVANYYLERGFNMDSSRNNGEFSTQEIRAYLPISLGNTTLTPYTRIGLDRWSNWDWQDDIAREGHDFNRLGMLYGYDFQNGLSVSLEYAFEWEDHDEGESDKFHYAGVGFNYAF
- the tpx gene encoding thiol peroxidase, producing MSQTVHFQGNPVAVANSIPQAGSKAQAFTLVAKDLSDVALTQFAGKRKVLNIFPSIDTGVCAASVRKFNQLATEIDNTVVLCISADLPFAQSRFCGAEGLSNVITLSTLRNSDFLKNYGVEITEGPLKGLAARAVVVVDENDNVIFSQLVNEITNEPDYTAALDVLKA
- a CDS encoding YcjF family protein, which gives rise to MTEPLKPRIDFAGPLEAEARPTFKSQQSFSETEAQTFAPAKTEEPLEDEGQAEAVIDAALRPKRSLWRKMVMGGLALFGVSVVGQGVQWTMNAWQTQDWAALGGCAAGMLIIGAGVGSVATEWRRLWRLRQRAHERDEARELLHSVGTGKGRAFCEKLAQQAGIDQSHPALQRWYASIHETQNDREVVSLYAHLVQPVLDAQARREISRSAAESTLMIAVSPLALVDMAFIAWRNLRLINRIATLYGIELGYYSRLRLFRLVLLNIAFAGASELVREVGMDWMSQDLAARLSTRAAQGIGAGLLTARLGIKAMELCRPLPWIDDDKPRLGDFRRQLVGQLKETLQKNKSSREN
- the mpaA gene encoding murein tripeptide amidase MpaA gives rise to the protein MTVTRPRAERGAFPPGTEHYGRSLLGAPLIWFPAPAADRESGLILAGTHGDENSSMVTLSCALRTLNPSLRRHHVVLAVNPDGCQLGLRANANGVDLNRNFPAANWKAGETVYRWNSAAEERDVVLLTGEHSGSEPETQALCQLIHRIHPAWIVSFHDPLACIEDPKHSELGAWLAQMFELPLVTSVGYETPGSFGSWCADLNLHCITAEFPPISSDEASEKYLLAMSNLLRWHPKDGVCRS
- a CDS encoding YcjX family protein, which encodes MKRFKNEFNALVNRGVDRHLRLAVTGLSRSGKTAFITAMVNQLLNVHTGARLPLLSAVREERLLGVKRVPQRDFGIPRFTYDEGLAQLYAQPPGWPTPTRGVSEIRLALRYKSNDSLLRHFKDTSTLYLEIVDYPGEWLLDLPMLAQDYLSWSRQMTGLLQGKRGEWSAKWRQLCQGLDPLAPADENRLADIAAAWTDYLHQCKQEGLHFIQPGRFVLPGDMAGAPALQFFPWPDVDAYGESKLAQADKHTNAGMLRERFNYYCEKVVKGFYKNHFLRFDRQIVLVDCLQPLNSGPQAFNDMRLALTQLMQSFHYGQRTLFRRLFSPVIDKLLFAATKADHVTVDQHANMVSLLQQLIQDAWQNAAFEGISMDCLGLASVQATTSGLIDVNGEKIPALRGNRLSDGKPLTVYPGEVPARLPGQAFWDSQGFQFEAFRPQVMDVDKPLPHIRLDAALEFLIGDKLR
- the ycjG gene encoding L-Ala-D/L-Glu epimerase, producing MRSVKVYEEAWPLHTPFVIARGSRTEAHVVVVELEENGVKGIGECTPYPRYGESDASVLAQVMSIAPQLEKGLTRAALQQLLPAGAARNAVDCALWDLSARQQQQTLTEFVGIELDSPVITAQTVVIGTPEHMAASAAALWENGAKLLKVKLDDHLISERMVAIRAAVPEATLIVDANESWHASGLAARCQLLADLGVAMLEQPLPAHDDAALENFVHPLPICADESCHTRSSLKSLQGRYEMVNIKLDKTGGLTEALALATEAKAQGFGLMLGCMLCTSRAISAALPLTPQVSFADLDGPTWLAVDVEPALNFTTGKLHL